The genomic stretch CGACATACGGGCATTTCTTGCGGCAAAGAATCCCACGTACATGATATCTTTATCCAGATGAGCCACAATGTTGGGGGTAACATTTTTATCCGTAAAGGTATAGGTGCTGACCACATTTCCCTCTTCATCAAGATGAGAAGCCTTAAACCCTTCATCCGTCCGCTCCAGACGTAGCATCATCTGGGTCCCATAGAAATTGGACGAATAGGGGGCATCTTCCGGCGCATATTTTTTATCTGCTTTTGATACGGACTTTTCAAAGGTTGCCGTTGTTTTTACGGACTTAAGATTTCCTGCCGGGCTATTGACACCATAGCGGGCTGCCGCCAGTAAGTTTAAATCCGCATTCAGGGTTTTTCCCGCTGATCCTGCATGAAGTATTACCATATTTGAAGCAGCCGGATATTCCTCATAACCTTCTTCTAAGGGGTCCTTTCTGGGAGAGCCGTTTATATCGCGGACCATAAGGCCTGCGCCCTCCTGCTGGTTTGGATTGGTCCCATTCTCCGGTCCCATTTGCTCTACGATGACATCTGCGGTCAGACTGAAATTCTTATTGGCAGGTACCTCTGCATAATAAAAGGTTAAACCGTCATGTCCTGCCTGCAGCTTTCCGCCTCTTGATTCAATGACAACATCCTGTACCGGTCTTCCTTCCATACCCAGGGGTTCACCGGAACCTACCGGCCAGGTGCAGTTGACTCCCACTTTATTGTCCAGTACATTGGAACTGAAGTTCAAATCTGTGGATTGTCCAAATGCCGAGGATCTCCAGAGAACTTCCTCTTCCGGTCCGTTCCAGCTTCCTGCCGGGCCGCTGTTGGTCCAATGGAACGGGCCGCTTCCATTCAGGGCTTTCCACCAGCCGTCTGCTGCTTCTACACGGAATGTGTGATGCTCCGCCGGATCCAGTCCTGACACCGCAAAGGACGTATCCTTCGTGGTATAAGCGCCGTTGACATGATTAAAGTAATCCCCTTCAGTTGTATAAACGGGCTTTCCATCTGCATAAACACGGTATGCGTAAATACCTGATTCGTCCTCCGGTTCGTTCCATGAAAGGATGAAATCATTGCCGGATAAGGATACCTTTAATCCACTGCTTTTCCATACCGGCGCAAGGTAATCGTAAGCCCTGGTTGTTTTTACGGTTTCTTCCTCGTACTCATAAATCTGCTCCGAGTCCGTAAACGCCTCCAGATATACATCGTTTCTGTCCTCCAGCATACGGCCGACGGTCATGCTGATCTCTTCCGCTTCTGGTTTCTCAAGCTGGTAATTATAAACGGTAGCCGCAAGTTCGCCGTTTACATAGGCACGATAACCCCGTATTCTGGAATCCGCTGCCTTCGCGGATTTGAATTTGGCAGTTCCCCAGGTGTACCCAATTCCGCTGAAGGCGATTTTACCATCTGCCGGTTCTTTGACTTCCGGGTCTTCTCCTCCTGATGTGGTCCAGTCATATAGGAGCCCCAGCACCTTATTTCCCGGAGCATCGACTGCATATACTTTAAACACATAAGTCATGTCAGGGGAAAGTCCACCCAATTCACAGGAAGTACCGGTCACAGGCTTGGTTACATCGATCAATTCATCATTTAAGTACGTCTCAACAATATAGCCTGTGATACCACCGATGCCGGTCTCCTGTTCCCCGTCTTCAGCCGCAGGCCATTTTAGTTTCACTCTTCGTTCCGATCCGTTTCTTGAGGCCTCGGACGCACTGGCGACCGTCAGAACATCATCCGACCATACCGGCTTTGCCATGGCATCGTAGGAAACAGTGGACTGAGTCGTGGTTCCCGTAAAGCTTAAGTCATTGCAGAATTTTACGGATCCCCATGCCTTGTAATCAGAAGCTGCCGCGTCATTGTCTTTTTTCTCAATTCCCCTCCAGTTCATGGCCACATTGTGGAAGACGGCATTGGAAACACCCGCCAGCGATTCCGAGCTTTTTGCCAGCGACGGTTCAATGTTAGTAAACGTAATATCCTGGAAATACAAATCATGGTGGGTATGCCATGGCTGGAACATCTTACCATAATCCACAGATGCCGTTATTTCGAACGTATTCTTTGTAATGGTATCAGCCGTAATATTGTACGCGTCAATCTCATGGAACTCCGCCGGTTTGTCTGCCGGTTCTACCGTTACGGCCTGATTGGCGTCGGAGTAGGAGGTACTAAACGTAAATACCTGTTGGGCATCCCCTACGGCGCAGTCGCGGATCAGAATATCAGATACCCCGCCGCCGTTTACAGGAGCGCTTTTGAAGCGGAATGGCATATCACTGTGGTTTAATACATTGTCCTCCACCAGGATCTTACCAATGCCTGCACCAGTGTGGCTGCCTGCCGCAATGGCACCTCCATGGCATTCACGGAGGAAATTATTAAAGGTCCAGATATTGCTTGAAGGCCTCTGATCCGTATCCTGCACGCCCTTGCCCATACCGGTGGCAAAATTAACCGCATCATCGCCTGTGTCGAAGAAATTGTTAAAAACCATTGCATCCTGGGTATTGCCAAGCTCAATTCCATCCCCATTGTTTGCATCGTATGTAATGTACTTTACATTTTCAGAAACTACATGTTCACTGTCAAGGACCGCAATGGTATGGTTTGCAGGATTTTCTACTGTGATTCCTTCGATATAGACTCCATTCACTCCCCGGAGAACGATCAGATTTGGCCTCATGGCATAAGCTTCACTGTCGTTAAGTCCCTTTCCTTTTCCCATATCATAGGCACTCTTTGCCAATATACCAAAATTGCTGCTTCCGGAAACCTTGCTGTTGCTTCCTGCCACCCAGTTCTTCAGCGCATATTTTTGAAGCTCTGCTTTTGTCCAGTCAGGATCACCGCTTTGTCTTTTCTGAAACGCCGGGGAATAGCCGTCTCCGCTAATGGTGCTGCCGGAACCATATTTCCACCCGTTTCCATAAACCGTACCTTTTCCCACAATACGGATATTTTCAAACAAACCGTTTTCATCTGCGCTGTAGGCATTGATCAGGGCCCAGGACCTGGTATCGGTAGAATAAGGGTATAAAAGATAATTCTGGTCATAGTGGCCCACATTAGGCGAACCAAAGAGAACCGCTCCCTCTTCCAGTTCCAGAGTCATGTTGCTCTTTAAATACAGAGAACCGGACATATAGATCCCTGACGGAATCACTACCTTTCCGCCTTCATTGCAAGCATCAATGGCGCTCTGGATTGCCTTTGTATTATTTACTATAAAGGCATCTGTTTCCTCACCGCTGGAGGTGAAGCCTGATTCTACCGGCTCCGCTCCATAATCCCGGATATCGAATACTTCCGGCGTACCAGTCGTAGACCAGACGACAGAGGCCTTGTCCCCAAGCTCTGTCCCAGCTGCATCCACAGCCACAACGGAAAAAGTATAACTGGTATCCGGTGAGAGACCGTCCGCCCGGAAGGTATGGATATCTGTCTTTACCATATCTATCCCCTGGGCATCGTAATAACCATAAAATGCGTTCATATATGTATGGGCCCAGTCCGCATGCTCCGCGAAATTACTTCTTGCGTCTCCTATCTTTACCTCATCACAATATACATTGTAATTTGCCACATCCCCGTAATTCTCCGGCTTGTCCCAAACCAGAGTCATGGATGTATCATCATAAGCCAGCTTAAGTACTCTTACATTTGTTACATCATAGCTTCCTTCCGATCTGCTGTAACGGCTCTCACCCGTCAGTGAAAGCTCTGCATTGGATGGAGAGGCAGCCGCAACCGATGGCGTAGCCACAGTCTCCAGCACGGAGACCTCCCCGTATGCCTGGGAAGCATCGGCACTAGATGGCGTGGCCGCCGCGTTGGACGGCGTTGCTTCCTTAATGCCATCCAGAGCTGAGGACAACTCTGCATAAGCAGTCCCCCCACCGGATGCTCCAAACTGGGGCAGCATTGCCACGGCAAGGAATACAGCTAATGCCTTCCTGTACCGCTTTAATAAAGCATTCATATTTGTTCCCTCCCAAATGGTAGTGTAAGCGCTTACACATAAATATTACAGCGAAGAAAATTATTAATCAACTACTTCTTTCCTATCATTCCAAACTTTGTAAATAAATCCCAACTTATATTAGTATTTATCACTAAAATATCTAGGTTTAACCAAAATTTTGCTAATGCTTTTTTATATATTTCTCAATTTCTTTTGGTTATTATTATGGGTTTAATACATGGTTAAGCGCTTACATCATTCGACATTTTTTTTATTTTAAAGATGACCGTTCCGATTTTCTGCGACCGCCCGACTAAATCCACCACGATGTCAAATATATAAAAAAAGACTAAAAGACGAGGCTTCTCATTATCTTCACAATTATGGTATAATCATTTTATAAGGTATGGATAATATCAAGTTATGGATAATATTGTTTTCGGAGGTCTTTATATGATAGAAAAATTGGCCTGCAAGCTGGGACGCAATGATGAAATACCAAATATTGAATTGGCTGAATATCTGTGTCATCACAATGATTCTGCCGGAATTAGGGAAATAGTTGACGGATTCAAAGGTACAGATAGAGCAGTTGCCAATGACTGTATTAAGGTATTGTATGAAATAGGTGAAAGAAACCCAAAATTGATTTCTGATTACGCAAATGAATTTATTTCCTGTCTGTGCTCAAAAAACAATCGATTGGTATGGGGAAGTATGATGGCATTAGCTAAGATAGCGGAGTATGCTTCTCAACCTATTTTTGAAAAATTATCAGAAATTAAATCGGCTTATGAAGAAGGAAGCGTTATCACTGTTGACAACAGCATAAGCGTATTTGCAAAATTGTGCAAAGCTAACGGCAGCTATGCGGAAACAGTCTTCCCAATAATCATAAACCATTTTCAAAAATGCAAACCCAGAGAGGTGCCCCAACATGCTGAACGGGCGGCAATCTGCTTTAATAGTGAAAATGCAAGTGATTTTATTAAAGTTTTAGAAGAACGGAGATCCGGCTTAACACCGCCTCAGCAAGCTCGTATCAATAAATTGCTGAAAAAACTTCATGCCCTGCAGCAATAACACACTGCTCCGTAAAAAAAGGAAGTTTAAACATTACTATATCAAAAAAGAGTATCATTATGAAACTGGTAATTTACCGGGAGGAAACCTATGATCACTTTAACTAACAAACAGGCAAGGCATTTTATGCTTCTCAAACACGGGCTGCTGGGCGATTACAAATTTAACGGGAAACAGGGCACCTTTGATTTTGTGCGCCAGACAGGCTGTATTCAATTTGATCCGGTTGATTCCTGCGGAAAGAATGCGGAACTTACCCTGCAGTCCCGTGTCAAAGGCTTTACAAAGCAAACACTTTACGAGCTGTTGTATAATGACCGAATGCTTGTGGATTATCCTGATAAAAATCTTTCCATCATTCCCACAGAAGACTGGCCGTATTTCGAACGTTATCGGAATGCTGCACGAGAAGGCGGACGGCGTTTCAAAGAACTGAAGGAGTTGGAGGCAAACACGAAAGATTACATCCAGGCAAACGGAGCGGTCGGCTCTGACAGCCTGCCCATAAAGGGCAGTATACACTGGCACTCTTCCATTCATTGGAGCGGTAATTGGAGCGGCGATACCAATGCGTCACGGGCGGTACTGGAGCAGTTATATTCTACCGGTGAGCTGATCATTCATCATAAGAAAGGTTCAAGAAAGTATTACGACCTCACCCATAAGTATTTGCCTGCCGAACTCCTCGACATTCCTGACCCGCTGCCGGATGAATTTGAACATCAAAAATGGCGTATTCTTCGGCGGATAGGCGCAGTAGGGCTTCTATGGAATCGTCCTTCCGATGCTTGGTTAAATATTTGGGGGCTTAAGACTCCTCAAAGAACTGAAATGTTCAAAGAATTGCTTGACGAAGGGAAAATTCTGCAAGTCAGTGTAGAAGGCATAAAGGATATTCTTTTCTGCCAGGCAGAGGATTTTTTACTTATAGAAACGGTATTAAAAGCCGATACCTTTAAACCCCGCTGTGAACTGATTGCACCGCTTGACTGCATGATGTGGGACAGAAAGCTGATCCGTGCATTATTTGGCTTTGAATACACCTGGGAAATCTATACTCCGGCTGACAAACGTAAATATGGCTTTTATGTTTTACCGATGCTTTATGGCAGCAGTTTTATCGGACGTGTGGAAGCAGTCGCTGACATAAAGAAGAGTACACTGGTTGTAAAAAACATCTGGTATGAAGATGGAATCAGGCAAACAAAGAAGCTTCAGGCAGCCGTTAACGGCTGTATGAAACGGTTCGCTAAATTTAATGAGTGTGATGTGATTGATTATGCATATCTGGAGGCATGACAGACAACATTTATATCTCAATGCCGGCGTCTGGATACCTGGCAAAGAAATCGTAGATTACCAAAAATGAGGATGCATGCAAAGGACCCCGTTGCATGTATCCTCATTTTTATTATTAAGTATCATATGGCTGATAAGCTTAAAATCTATTAAACATCTTTATATCTTTTATAAGTTTTTATAGAAAAAATTGCCAAACCCATCAAAGTGGCAAAATACGGTATTGTTTTTACCAAATCAGACGGTAACCCCATGGATGCAGCTACATTGGAAAACGCATCTGCTATACCAAATAATACAGAAACAGCCGCAGAACCTATAGCAGTCTGTCTGCCCATTGCTTCTGCCGCCAGGGCAATCCAGCCTCTGCCACTCACCATATCTCTGGAAAACCATGATACATATCCCATAGACATGAATGCGCCGCCAAATCCACACATGATACCGCTTAGCAGTAAGGCGGTTGCCTGTGTTTTAACCACACTGATGCCAACGGATTCCGCTGCTGTTTTCTTCTCACCGACCGCACGTATATGGTAACCAAGAGCGGTTCCTTTTAATAGAAAATAAGTAAAAATAACAGAGAATATGGAAAGATAAGTCAAAACATTATGTCCTGAAAGAATACTTCCTAAAACAGGAATATTCTCAATGACCGGAATTCGAAGAACAGGCAGGGTCTTACTGGCTAATGCCACACTGGTTCCTTTATCATGAGCTGTCAGATAAAGGAAAAACACGGTTCCGCCGCTGGCCAGACTATTAATTGCTATGCCCCCTAATATAATATTTGTTTTATAATACAGTGTAAAAAAAGCTAATATTCCGGTAAAAAAAACAGCTGCGGCCAAGGCCATTAATAAACCGATAAAAGCACTTTGAGTTAAAAAGCTAAAATACATTCCTGCAAATGCTGCAATCAGCATTAAACCCTCCAGGGCAATATTGGGTACCCCCGCCACATCGGAAATAACCGCTCCCATTGACGCAAAGAGCAAAGGAGTTGTAACTCTGAAAACTGAATATACAAAATCACTTGTGAATATTGAATTAGAAAACTCCCTCATTTTTAACCTCCCCGATTTTCACATCCTTTTCAATCCAGGCTTGCTTATACTTATGCAAAAATTTTTCGGCAGATATTAACAGAATAATCAGGCTCTGTAAAATTGCAATCATTTCTGTGGGCACATCTGCAAAACGATTTACCAGATCCGCTCCGACCCTTAAATATCCCACAAATAGAGCTGCACCAACGACTCCGAAGGGATTGTTATTTGCCAGCATTGCAATCATAGCTCCATCAAACCCATAACCAGGAAGTGCGGTCCATTCGAACCTCTTATGCAATCCCAGACATTCCACAATCCCACCGCATCCGGCGACCGCACCTGCAATTACGTGTACGAGAATAATTACCTTTGTTACGCGAATACCTGAATATTTCGCAAAACGGATGTTAGTTCCCGTAGCCCGCACTTCGTATCCGCCTTTTGTTTTATACAGAAAGATATAAATAATGACGACACACAAGATTGCTATTATAAGGCCCAGATGGACTCTTGTTCCGCTTATGACCGTCGGCAGCAATGCCGCTTTACGATACTTATAGGATACCAGCGATGACACGGAAGGATCACGCATAATATTGTTTAAAATATAACAACCGATTCCGTAAGCAATATTATTCATCATCAGGGAAGTGACCATTTCATTTGCACCGTATTTTGCTTTTAGAACGCCAGGTACCAGCATGACCAAAATTCCGGTAGCCGCCCCTGCGGCTATACAGACAAA from Lacrimispora sphenoides JCM 1415 encodes the following:
- a CDS encoding winged helix-turn-helix domain-containing protein, whose product is MITLTNKQARHFMLLKHGLLGDYKFNGKQGTFDFVRQTGCIQFDPVDSCGKNAELTLQSRVKGFTKQTLYELLYNDRMLVDYPDKNLSIIPTEDWPYFERYRNAAREGGRRFKELKELEANTKDYIQANGAVGSDSLPIKGSIHWHSSIHWSGNWSGDTNASRAVLEQLYSTGELIIHHKKGSRKYYDLTHKYLPAELLDIPDPLPDEFEHQKWRILRRIGAVGLLWNRPSDAWLNIWGLKTPQRTEMFKELLDEGKILQVSVEGIKDILFCQAEDFLLIETVLKADTFKPRCELIAPLDCMMWDRKLIRALFGFEYTWEIYTPADKRKYGFYVLPMLYGSSFIGRVEAVADIKKSTLVVKNIWYEDGIRQTKKLQAAVNGCMKRFAKFNECDVIDYAYLEA
- a CDS encoding fibronectin type III domain-containing protein, producing the protein MNALLKRYRKALAVFLAVAMLPQFGASGGGTAYAELSSALDGIKEATPSNAAATPSSADASQAYGEVSVLETVATPSVAAASPSNAELSLTGESRYSRSEGSYDVTNVRVLKLAYDDTSMTLVWDKPENYGDVANYNVYCDEVKIGDARSNFAEHADWAHTYMNAFYGYYDAQGIDMVKTDIHTFRADGLSPDTSYTFSVVAVDAAGTELGDKASVVWSTTGTPEVFDIRDYGAEPVESGFTSSGEETDAFIVNNTKAIQSAIDACNEGGKVVIPSGIYMSGSLYLKSNMTLELEEGAVLFGSPNVGHYDQNYLLYPYSTDTRSWALINAYSADENGLFENIRIVGKGTVYGNGWKYGSGSTISGDGYSPAFQKRQSGDPDWTKAELQKYALKNWVAGSNSKVSGSSNFGILAKSAYDMGKGKGLNDSEAYAMRPNLIVLRGVNGVYIEGITVENPANHTIAVLDSEHVVSENVKYITYDANNGDGIELGNTQDAMVFNNFFDTGDDAVNFATGMGKGVQDTDQRPSSNIWTFNNFLRECHGGAIAAGSHTGAGIGKILVEDNVLNHSDMPFRFKSAPVNGGGVSDILIRDCAVGDAQQVFTFSTSYSDANQAVTVEPADKPAEFHEIDAYNITADTITKNTFEITASVDYGKMFQPWHTHHDLYFQDITFTNIEPSLAKSSESLAGVSNAVFHNVAMNWRGIEKKDNDAAASDYKAWGSVKFCNDLSFTGTTTQSTVSYDAMAKPVWSDDVLTVASASEASRNGSERRVKLKWPAAEDGEQETGIGGITGYIVETYLNDELIDVTKPVTGTSCELGGLSPDMTYVFKVYAVDAPGNKVLGLLYDWTTSGGEDPEVKEPADGKIAFSGIGYTWGTAKFKSAKAADSRIRGYRAYVNGELAATVYNYQLEKPEAEEISMTVGRMLEDRNDVYLEAFTDSEQIYEYEEETVKTTRAYDYLAPVWKSSGLKVSLSGNDFILSWNEPEDESGIYAYRVYADGKPVYTTEGDYFNHVNGAYTTKDTSFAVSGLDPAEHHTFRVEAADGWWKALNGSGPFHWTNSGPAGSWNGPEEEVLWRSSAFGQSTDLNFSSNVLDNKVGVNCTWPVGSGEPLGMEGRPVQDVVIESRGGKLQAGHDGLTFYYAEVPANKNFSLTADVIVEQMGPENGTNPNQQEGAGLMVRDINGSPRKDPLEEGYEEYPAASNMVILHAGSAGKTLNADLNLLAAARYGVNSPAGNLKSVKTTATFEKSVSKADKKYAPEDAPYSSNFYGTQMMLRLERTDEGFKASHLDEEGNVVSTYTFTDKNVTPNIVAHLDKDIMYVGFFAARNARMSVKNISLVLSDVEKADESPAYIAPDDESASLYVASAAYTNRSAYTVQALTNQSGRMTVSQDGAVIAANKEVTGGVQFNCPAVITGDEAEFKLGFVPNEGADAGKEKVQTFRVKKESYGNDLYAAPDGSEYGAGTMEAPMSMESAISRLVPGGTIYMAEGTYGPFQIPMSSSGNKNARKALTARGAVKIAGSGKIFVLDSDYWDVTGLDVDGKNVEGSRGVMIHGSHNVMKDSLIHNTSSDAGLTITKSRGSRTLWPSYNLIENCESYENIDGSRINADGFASKSCSGDDNRFINCVSHDNADDGWDLYNTLSDGPNGRTIIENCVAYNNGNNGFKLGGEGREVSSILRNSVAFHNNLDGITDNFNPGELTIENNTSFDNRRFNIIMRPSPYKTDSDGNLTADGTVVNNVSYRTASYSASLDKVYDDKIAAREISNNYFYQKGMNAITADNFLSLNPAECFSRVNGRIVFGDFLRPAEGSVIRMAGAGADLPGINDPEPEPEPEPKPEPEPKPEPEPKPEPEPKPEPGKNTGGGSDSDRDYGIKDRSDETKGSWKKDGEGWRFQRQDGSYPKEEWVKVNGTWYYFGLTGHMATGWNVVGGIWYFMDQNGAMKTDWVMWNGTWYYMNLDGSMAVGWIKVHDKWYYLNQSGECLMNTITPDGYRVNENGAWVK
- a CDS encoding ABC transporter permease, whose protein sequence is MREFSNSIFTSDFVYSVFRVTTPLLFASMGAVISDVAGVPNIALEGLMLIAAFAGMYFSFLTQSAFIGLLMALAAAVFFTGILAFFTLYYKTNIILGGIAINSLASGGTVFFLYLTAHDKGTSVALASKTLPVLRIPVIENIPVLGSILSGHNVLTYLSIFSVIFTYFLLKGTALGYHIRAVGEKKTAAESVGISVVKTQATALLLSGIMCGFGGAFMSMGYVSWFSRDMVSGRGWIALAAEAMGRQTAIGSAAVSVLFGIADAFSNVAASMGLPSDLVKTIPYFATLMGLAIFSIKTYKRYKDV
- a CDS encoding ABC transporter permease, producing the protein MSRERTFNMLRTAVSMIAAMLVAFIIILFVSDQPVESIKIFLVQPLSSRRYLGNIVETAIPLIFSGLSMALLFQAGLFNLGGEGVFFMSGIAGSLVAIWFQLPFYIFPFVCIAAGAATGILVMLVPGVLKAKYGANEMVTSLMMNNIAYGIGCYILNNIMRDPSVSSLVSYKYRKAALLPTVISGTRVHLGLIIAILCVVIIYIFLYKTKGGYEVRATGTNIRFAKYSGIRVTKVIILVHVIAGAVAGCGGIVECLGLHKRFEWTALPGYGFDGAMIAMLANNNPFGVVGAALFVGYLRVGADLVNRFADVPTEMIAILQSLIILLISAEKFLHKYKQAWIEKDVKIGEVKNEGVF